The nucleotide sequence ACTCCTTTTTTCTCGTATAgtagtaaataattttttaccgaTTGCCcccaaaaatttaaatctgaaaatacaacgttctgttttctcaaaaaaatattgctgaGGTTCCAcgagaaaaagtaattttgacaCGTTCATCCGTGTACCTGCCATCTACTACCTAACATGATAGACTGATCAGTGATCATCTATGaagaatgaacaaaaaataagagTCACGTTAAGAGAGATAGAATTTACATATACCTAGGTATGATAATAAGTATAATCATTGCGTtggatatttttagaaattcttcaaaaattttcataagataagtaggtacctacacctagtgaTGGAAATACTAACTCTAAGTATGCAAGCAGcatatttcatgaaatatttttcaaacgatcTTTGAGTTCTACAGCTTCATAGCTTTTACCTTCTGTGGGTACTTAGTACCTCTACCaacatgcattttaaaaatacctattcaagaaatcaaatgcatattaggtacctattattttataCTTGAACTCGAAACCCTTTATCATCACGAATTCACGATAAGCAAGTTGTTtatttatgtacatacgtatGAATCAACTACCTGGAATAAATGGCAGgcagaaattgttgaaatattttactcgCTAGATCCTTTTTAACAGGTAACAATAAGCACAGCTATTAGGATAttacggtattttttttatttatttttttttctagatcgATTCAATGGccaggtaggtatgtattaggtaagtatgtaggtaatacAATATACAAAACAAAGGGGGAAAATAAAACGTAAAGGTACTCATAATCATCTCACTTGATTAGGCAGGATATCTATAAATTGTTACActggcatttaaaaaaaaataaacttttaataGAAAAACTAACttactgaatttcaaaattcttaaaatactTCGTgttctttggtaaattattaaACAAATTAAGTACTTACAAATactaatatttttattcattcgttGTGTACCTATACACAAGACAGGTAGGTAATAGCGaagaagaaattgatttttcgtgcTGGAATCCATAAAACCACTATACGTACACTGTATACTAATGCACCAGGTACATTTATGATGGtttccatttgataaaaaataaagtacTTCAACATGTATGCAGATGCACAtaattacttattttaaaaaattgtatcaaaactTTCACAGGTAGATATTATATTTCACGATGCTTAAAATCACATACCTGAATTTAACTATCTGGGCTCAATTTGCAAAGAGGAACGATATACatcaattatgtacctataaaatATATGTGTTGAACCTAAGGATTATTTGAATGATTCGATGGTaaattctcgtaaatttttcatcaaccaaTCGTGCATAATATGCATACCGTgtaacaattttcataattctcaATGTGTAACGTCAATTTTACATTTGTGcggaaaaattatgaaacgtAATGACTGTCCAGCGGAGGAAATCTTTCTTAATACATTACTTAAGGTTTCTTAATTTCGTAAGTGGGATCACATAGGTTATTATATTTTCTTACGAGAATACTTTGAATAATATTCATATTGTTGCTTCTAATGCACCCACATATTAAAATATGTTCTTGAACTTCAtgtgttgaaatatttgtcTATACAACGTGAAGAAGGTTAGAATAATTCAGACAAACTGGTTCCTACACCATTCACTTTTGTTAACCagatatctatacctacctacatttcacAAAATAATAAGTATCTAGCACCACTCAAATATAATGAGATCTTTATTTTAGgaattaaaatacctaggtaaattttttacaaatatttaccttttcaagatcaaactGATCTACTGTCGGATGATCCGGACAGCTTCCCCAATTGGTAGGTGTTTGCGCGTTGACTATCCACAGTTCGACACAAATCAGCACGAAAGTTATGTACGCGAACAtatttaaaactaaaattacgACGAAACTAGCTACACAAGATGACCTAAAAAATCACATAAGGAAATATCGATCATTTATAAGATTAAAATCGAagtggaaattgtaaaatatatAACCGAGCAGCGGTTTGAATCGTAAATAACATAATAAACGCTGAGAACCCACTTGCTTCTGAATTCGCGTTACACGAGCGAATGAACAATGAAATAACTTACTTTGCTCCTAACGTAGGAAATAACGAATTAATGGATTACTCGAAAGTATTATTTACTGGGGAAATACATACACTTTCCTCCATCAACAGGTTCACATGcatactttatttttaattaaaccgatggaatttttttttgttttatattcatttttattttacatcgAAATCAACTTCGGAGTTTTGCGAAAGAAGAATGTCACGAAAAATTAAGATAGGCCTATAGGCTATTAGTAACcatacaatttttaattatacgTATGCATAAGTACGTAGACAGGTAAGCCTTATgtgtatgaattttttaaaaagggctTTTCTCCAATTATTGAATAAGTACAAATGTGTTTGAATAAAATATCACTGGTATTACTATCATGTTCACAATTGCTTTttataataaataggtaatttattttctgaaattatgtCAATTGAATCGCCTAAATATTCTTACAAATCACTTTTTCTTCGATGACCGAGTCTCTTATGAATACAGTTAAtattacaagtaggtaggtagtatttCTAGAATTACGAAGATGTAGAGCagtatgttgaaaaatatcgactgattgaattcatattttttttattttattttcagaactcAGAAGgcttacattttttaaaatacatatcatcagcaaagaaaCTTTTTATAACGAAATTTAAAGGGGAAATGTCACCTTTCAACCGCAACCATGGTAAGTACACCATGGAAACCTGATTATGAACTAATTTTCAAACGCGTTTTGTTTGTCCGATATATGAAACTCACGTTAGTCATTCTCATTTGTTTATATTATCATCAGTTTTCTTTGTACCTCGAAGAATATCCGGGACCATTTATTCTTTACGATTACTTTCAATTAAATGACGTCATGCGCATCTACGTTGCGACGACAAGTTGATAGATTTGAAAGCGGACCTTCATTTTTAAACAGTTACAAAGCGCAAATGATACCTACTCGTTCCATCAACATATCAACATCTCCgtcatgaaatatttttctaaatgagGAGCATCCTGACAGGATGCACAGGATGCTTCGAATTTTCATATGTGAAGTTCCATCGCCGAATCGacgcagtttttaaaaaatgaatagatgAAAGGTACGAATGACATCgaggtaattttcgaaaaatcggtTTTATGAAagtcattttctgaaaatgactTTAATTTGACAATGCCGTAATCTAAAAcgcgaaaaaatttattaaatcgaAATATACTCAGTAATGTACACTTCAAGTATAAAATACCTATCACTTCAAGTTAAACATAATATCACTCGACTCTCAAATAGCAGATTTAACACAAAATCAGTCAGGAAGCTTTACTATAGCGAATAAATTTATCAAGTATTACttattattaaattatatttATTGGCATTGTTTAAACACAACACGCATGAATAAAATGCGAAGTCCTATAGAAATATTGGAATTatcattcttttctttttatttttaccattttatatTAAGAGATGCGGCACTTTTTTGAACAGCATGATACGAAGTATGAAGCATAGACTTAAATTTATCGTCATCATTTCTAATCCATTTGTCGCATACTTGGAGAGCTGTTTCATTAGATTTTTGAACTGAGCACTTTGGTAActcataatacattttttttagtttttcaatcatttctttGGACGTGACACCATCTGATGGTCTGACTTGAGCACTTCCATTAATGCAGCCTattacataaaaacaaaaattttggtgttttttcttgaaaaagaattCATCGAGATGAATCTAAATTCTTACCGCTCGGGCAAGccattatttcaataaaatcataCGGATTccgatttcttttcaatttttgaacaatattttgaaTGTTACGAAAACCATTAACAACAGCGAATCGTAAactgttttcgttttttgaaaatgatatctCTTGCAAATCTTGATTCCTAAACAATTAATGATTTTGATCAATCGAATGAAATGATCATCATTGACCTTTGAAATCAAGAATCACACGTACCTGATGACTTTAAATTCAACATCTGCAAGGTCCTCTGAAAATAACTCTTTAGCAGCCTTAATCAGCAAATGATAGGCGTATCCACCAGAAGTTGATCCATCATGAATGCTTATATCTGTAGGTTCTTCACAAGTAGGCGAATCTTCATTCGAAAATAATTGATCGAGAGGTTGCGATTCAATTTCAGACAAATCAAtaagttcattttgaaatactttttccatttccactgaattaaaaaaaattgagataaattgaaatgatttttaaaaaataatgtaatggAGTTAAATCAGGGCTTACCGGGTGTTAGAACACAATCTACATCTTTCGCGTCAATATTCGAATCATAAAAATCATCTCGCGATGcttctaattttttatcataacaAGGCATCAACGTAACATGGTAAATATCACTgggactcaattttttttgttcagcgAACCAATTTTTGATCAACGACCCCATGATTTGTTGAGGTGATTTCGTAGAACTAATGCAAGGTAACAAAAATTCATGTGTCTTTTCCGCATAGCAAATCCAGCctgtaatagaaaaaaaaaccattcagaATGAAGTTTTAAACAAACAGTGGACGATTATAATCGAAAAAGTACCTGGACATGCGGATGCAAACATTGGTAACGACGGGGTACaccctaattttttatttttccatctaTTTAAGAATTCTCGAGTTGTTTCTGTTAAGGCTATGTCTTCAGCTATTTTAGTACAAAAAACGGCATCTGCTCCTTTGCTTTTGAAAAACCCTGtccaaaatattcaagaaaaaatattcatcaatgcAAGTCCTCTAACCATAACATGTGTATCCGAAGATATTACCAACCAGATAATTTGAAGAAAGCATCCTGACTGGAGATCGCATATTTCGATGCAAGTGATAGTACAGGTTGTACAGATAGCGAAAtaacaatgaattttgaattttctccttTCTAAAACAAATATGTAAGTAAAGTACTCAAacacagttttcaaattttagacgAAAATATAGCTCATACAAATAATCAATTTACGTCACAAAATGTACCTGTCGCAATATGCTGTTTTCACTCAGAATTCGCAATACTTCGTCGTGATTTTGTTGAGCTATGAGAACGGATTCAGCTGTAGTAATACAGCCACTACAAGCCAGACAGTCATTCAATGATATATCTACCCGAGCCAATTTCCTTTTAACTCCATCCTTTGATGATACATAGAATTAGAAATAGGtaaagatttaaaattaaactATTGAAAATTCAGTCGAAAGACAAACCTCCGAAATGTGCAAATATGAACCatcatcttgaattttgattttagaaccAGTTCCAGCGGcagttttctcgatttttatagGTTTGATACATTCCTAAAACAAACAGCAATATTGAatcgaataataaaattatgCTTGGTTTCAAGCGACGACATTATAAATGTAATTTATTCAGCTCTGCATGCTCAAtgccagattttttcaacttagcAGATGTATGATACTACAGCAAATAAAATGATAGTTATACCTGGGATGGCACGATGAAGTCATCCAAGTCTGTCAATTGCAATATTCCACTGAATCCAACGGAGGCCATGGAGAATTAGATATTTGTAACAAAATGATAGAAAATGTTATCACTGCTGATCATTACTAACCAAAGAATCCATtttaattgcaaaattttatattatatatgcataatttaatttcagcttttcgaaaattaatttta is from Planococcus citri chromosome 1, ihPlaCitr1.1, whole genome shotgun sequence and encodes:
- the LOC135831894 gene encoding cytosolic Fe-S cluster assembly factor narfl translates to MASVGFSGILQLTDLDDFIVPSQECIKPIKIEKTAAGTGSKIKIQDDGSYLHISEDGVKRKLARVDISLNDCLACSGCITTAESVLIAQQNHDEVLRILSENSILRQKGENSKFIVISLSVQPVLSLASKYAISSQDAFFKLSGFFKSKGADAVFCTKIAEDIALTETTREFLNRWKNKKLGCTPSLPMFASACPGWICYAEKTHEFLLPCISSTKSPQQIMGSLIKNWFAEQKKLSPSDIYHVTLMPCYDKKLEASRDDFYDSNIDAKDVDCVLTPVEMEKVFQNELIDLSEIESQPLDQLFSNEDSPTCEEPTDISIHDGSTSGGYAYHLLIKAAKELFSEDLADVEFKVIRNQDLQEISFSKNENSLRFAVVNGFRNIQNIVQKLKRNRNPYDFIEIMACPSGCINGSAQVRPSDGVTSKEMIEKLKKMYYELPKCSVQKSNETALQVCDKWIRNDDDKFKSMLHTSYHAVQKSAASLNIKW